The Micropterus dolomieu isolate WLL.071019.BEF.003 ecotype Adirondacks linkage group LG20, ASM2129224v1, whole genome shotgun sequence genome has a segment encoding these proteins:
- the igdcc4 gene encoding immunoglobulin superfamily DCC subclass member 4 encodes MAVESTIWLFCLLSLFCGPSKQERPVSLELSCGAGPSHVVLEPDLPLLLECNLGVSDAPFNVTWLQDGHPLPLGDFLQNLANGSLLLLPTFKDGQPPQGMEGGYSCVSASALGALTSRTINVLLASLSKFHQEPSPQTVLAGGAARFECQIEGVPTPVITWEKDKVAVPEETRFISLPNGVLQILEVTKEDEGAYRCVASNSARKDISHEARLTVTTGSTETLNRVAIVAPPQNATVVLGRPAVMECMAQGQPKPLVSWSRQDGKPISTDVVVLATNLVIRDTRRHHAGVYVCRANKPKTREFVIAAAELRVPAPPVILQPPETASLSRGNTARFVCNSSGEPPPVLLWLKNGLPIKSFRRVKTQSPGVLLINQLALEDAGYYQCIADNGLGTACATAKLTVIVREGLPSSPRHLSATPYTSTTALLTWEKPEYNSDQIIGYSVHCQRAAGLDNVEYQFAMNNDTTEYHVKELLPHTAYTFFVVAYSPMGASRPSLPVTVEMLEDVPSAPPQLSIASTSPTDIRLMWHPLSSQHSRGAVTRYRIDYSTLDQVDTVFSVEVGGNETQFTLRELQPNHAYRLRIAAGTGVGFGVPSEWAQHQTLAHYNHSNHSMVIFAPTELKVRARVNTLNVTWHLSPNHTLVSGYKLSCREVEADESATGERTTHTHTIRLRKKARYHLLTGLAPDRQYEVRVWAFNKQVDGAAAVWKGRTDKAHDKTSALPMRPPPLPPSSIQATANSSTSIWLRWEKPRFSNVRIINYTVRCSPAGTTNASLVSYHTSSSQEILLGALKPFTRYELAVQSNGVDVVGPFSGTVEESTLSDRPSTPPEELQLSTPDSSSVLVSWRPPLEPNGIIISYRILYSGNLSQPEHLWENLSRDGSITSVEVQGLSSGTRYFFKLGASTEVGPGPYSPVKDVHTPLEKYELKIHAVIGIIVGVCLGLICILLCMCFSFRNSKSREMSGGLDSTAVTPQFRRGGSPLPSNLPECSDSHELETLMPPGSQEPGQPLEEAPEEQSLMSSVSPEEEEDAPAPEPKAAWNGSVSHNWANRITRYRDTITEDSPTLINGALNMLITDNGTDLNRLCTSMCSNRVEAEVIVHSELADPGTEKEEKGSVKDTNTTRGPSLSEERYSPLSQPTPPGEEDNLEKLAQSPSNLLSIKLVANHNGELKGTGDQPNKDLEPQQDMGLTNGFHSPKTMQSVLRAEHLENGDSRHCPSAPGKTISAGLSPAPFVSSGFVHSTSAAHSYLCP; translated from the exons GTCTGTCAAAGTTCCATCAGGAGCCATCACCACAAACAGTGCTCGCTGGGGGAGCTGCCCGCTTCGAGTGCCAGATTGAGGGAGTACCCACACCTGTTATTACCTGGGAAAAGGACAAAGTGGCTGTACCTGAGGAGACAAG GTTCATTTCCCTTCCTAACGGGGTGCTCCAGATTCTGGAGGTGACCAAGGAGGATGAGGGTGCCTACCGCTGTGTTGCATCCAACTCTGCCAGGAAGGACATCAGTCATGAGGCCAGGCTCACTGTCACCACAG GTTCTACTGAAACTCTGAACAGAGTTGCGATTGTTGCACCACCTCAGAATGCAACAGTCGTGCTCGGCCGTCCCGCTGTGATGGAGTGCATGGCACAAGGCCAGCCGAAGCCACTGGTGTCCTGGAGCAGACAAG ACGGAAAGCCCATTTCCACAGATGTGGTTGTCCTCGCCACAAACCTGGTGATTAGGGACACGAGGCGTCACCATGCCGGCGTCTATGTCTGCCGGGCCAACAAGCCCAAGACCAGAGAATTTGTCATTGCTGCTGCTGAGCTGCGTGTGCCTG CCCCTCCAGTGATTCTCCAGCCCCCAGAGACAGCGTCTCTCTCCCGGGGGAACACAGCCAGGTTTGTGTGCAACAGCTCAGGGGAGCCCCCTCCAGTGTTGCTCTGGCTGAAGAACGGCCTGCCCATCAAGTCTTTCAGACGGGTGAAGACCCAAAGCCCTGGAGTCCTGCTCATCAACCAGCTGGCCCTGGAGGATGCGGGCTATTACCAGTGCATAGCAGACAATGGACTGGGCACGGCCTGTGCCACTGCCAAGCTGACGGTCATTGTGAGGGAAGGTCTGCCCAGCTCTCCTCGCCACCTGTCTGCCACGCCCTACACCAGCACAACTGCCCTGCTCACCTGGGAGAAACCTGAGTACAACTCTGACCAAATCATCGGCTACTCTGTGCACTGCCAACGCGCCGCAG GCTTAGATAATGTGGAGTACCAATTTGCAATGAACAACGACACCACAGAGTATCATGTCAAAGAGCTTCTGCCCCATACTGCCTACACATTCTTTGTGGTGGCTTACTCTCCCATGGGTGCCAGTCGCCCATCCCTGCCTGTCACTGTAGAGATGCTGGAGGACG TGCCGAGTGCACCTCCTCAGCTGTCTATAGCCAGCACCTCTCCCACAGACATCAGGCTGATGTGGCACCCATTGTCCTCGCAGCACAGTCGAGGAGCTGTTACCCGCTACCGCATTGACTACAGCACCCTGGATCAGG TGGACACTGTGTTCTCAGTGGAAGTGGGGGGTAATGAGACTCAGTTCACACTAAGAGAGCTGCAGCCCAACCACGCGTACCGACTGAGGATAGCAGCTGGAACAGGCGTTGGCTTTGGGGTTCCCTCTGAGTGGGCCCAGCACCAAACATTAGCCCACTACAATCACAGCAACCACAGCATGG TGATCTTTGCCCCTACTGAGCTGAAGGTCAGAGCCAGAGTGAACACACTCAATGTGACATGGCATCTCTCACCCAATCACACACTGGTGTCTGGCTACAAGCTGTCCTGTCGAGAGGTGGAGGCTGATGAATCAGCCACTGGAGAAAGGACAACGCATACCCACACCATCAGGCTCCGTAAGAAGGCCAGGTATCATCTCCTCACTGGGCTGG CGCCTGACCGGCAGTATGAGGTGAGGGTTTGGGCTTTCAACAAGCAGGTAGATGGAGCGGCTGCTGTGTGGAAGGGAAGGACAGACAAGGCCCATGACAAAA caTCAGCACTGCCCATGCGACCCCCTCCATTGCCCCCAAGCAGCATCCAAGCCACAGCCAACAGCTCCACCTCCATCTGGCTTCGCTGGGAGAAACCACGGTTCAGCAATGTGCGCATCATCAACTACACAGTGCGCTGCAGCCCAGCGGGAACCACCAACGCCTCCCTGGTCTCTTATCACACCAG cTCTTCTCAGGAGATACTGCTCGGGGCGTTGAAGCCCTTCACCCGTTATGAGCTGGCAGTGCAGTCTAATGGAGTGGACGTGGTGGGACCCTTCAGTGGCACAGTGGAGGAGTCTACTCTGTCCGACC GGCCCTCCACACCTCCggaggagctgcagctgagCACACCGGACTCCTCCTCTGTGCTGGTGAGCTGGCGCCCTCCGCTGGAGCCTAACGGTATTATCATCAGCTACAGGATCTTGTACAGCGGCAACCTCAGCCAGCCTGAGCACTTGTGGGAAAACCTGTCACGGGATG ggAGCATTACCAGTGTGGAGGTCCAGGGTTTGTCGAGTGGCACCCGTTACTTTTTTAAGTTGGGAGCTTCTACTGAGGTGGGGCCAGGGCCTTATTCACCTGTAAAGGATGTTCACACCCCTCTAGAGAAATATG AACTGAAGATCCATGCAGTGATAGGCATCATAGTCGGTGTGTGTCTGGGACTGATATGCATCCTCCTCTGCATGTGCTTCAGCTTTCGTAATAGCAAATCCAG GGAGATGTCAGGTGGCCTGGACTCCACAGCTGTGACCCCTCAGTTCAGGAGAGGAGGCAGCCCCCTTCCCTCGAACCTGCCGGAGTGCAGCGATAGCCATGAGCTGGAGACACTGATGCCCCCAGGCAGCCAAGAGCCTGGTCAGCCACTAGAAGAGGCCCCAGAGGAACAGAGCCTGATGTCAAGTGTTAGtccagaggaagaggaggatgcccCTGCACCTGAACCCAAG GCAGCTTGGAATGGCTCTGTGAGTCATAACTGGGCCAACAGAATCACTAGATACAGAGACACCATAACAGAAGACTCTCCGACACTCATTAATGGAGCTCTCAACATGCTAATTACTGATAACGGCACG GACTTAAATCGTCTGTGTACATCCATGTGCAGTAACCGGGTGGAGGCAGAAGTCATCGTTCACTCAGAGCTGGCAGATCCAGGGACcgagaaagaggagaagggcAGCGTAAAGGATACTAACACCACCAGGGGACCCTCATTATCAGAGGAGAGATATTCCCCTTTGAGCCAGCCAACCCCACCAGGAGAGGAGGATAATCTAGAAAAACTGGCCCAAAGCCCCTCAAATCTTCTCTCGATAAAGTTGGTGGCCAATCACAACGGGGAGCTAAAAGGCACTGGAGACCAGCCAAACAAAGACTTAGAGCCACAGCAGGACATGGGGCTAACCAATGGCTTCCACTCCCCAAAGACCATGCAGTCTGTACTGAGGGCGGAGCATCTGGAAAATGGGGACTCCAGACACTGCCCTTCGGCACCAGGGAAAACTATCTCTGCCGGGCTGTCCCCTGCCCCCTTTGTCAGCTCCGGCTTTGTCCACTCTACCTCAGCAGCACACAGTTATCTGTGCCCGTAG